A single region of the Salvia splendens isolate huo1 chromosome 18, SspV2, whole genome shotgun sequence genome encodes:
- the LOC121777394 gene encoding uncharacterized protein LOC121777394 — MYYQRERHPDLEFSDHCSLPPSSVVNPCFQPNNQEPAMDLGKKKTQSAKDYEVPDSKATALTPFPTTSQKQIVPNRFSPLQIRPEIPFKSMLASNSPKPTNIQIPNSPEQFQKYFTKDWFEDIGMTPHTEYPTGLIQKDFIRARFQNPTQLWESDNSLKDQRYYELILVDSHSVEITHNPSISNEISFSKCVIKKIHAITTFGGFKEFKDFSVRHPAKGFNYIDYKNAWFRTFFMRPFNHSWFFTFHSNIDKHFPMWFFDWWRKFGSNIQITPPSVQKGFQVFSENSNHSSYQKPLMFHAEFKVPWIFAWDFHFRKIYPDPTPFSLIRVFKIKWWSKFQENTYSEHAVRHYLSTGQKVTCQKGDVKKEKSKASSSSKVSKDSKFMNMPEDMKKEFLEFLAQRSSSTKTKSKESVSSDPIGGQDPYDFQDPYNF, encoded by the exons ATGTATTATCAAAGAGAGAGGCACCCCGATCTTGAGTTTTCAGATCATTGCTCTCTCCCTCCTTCCTCTGTAGTAAACCCATGTTTTCAGCCAAATAATCAA GAACCAGCAATGGATCTCGGAAAGAAAAAGACTCAAAGTGCAAAAGATTATGAAGTTCCCGATTCAAAAGCCACAGCCTTAACTCCTTTCCCAACTACATCTCAAAAGCAAATTGTCCCAAACAGATTTTCTCCTCTCCAAATTAGACCTGAAATTCCTTTCAAAAGCATGCTTGCTTCAAATTCACCAAAACCTACAAATATCCAAATTCCAAACTCTCCAGAacaatttcaaaaatattttacaaaAGATTGGTTCGAGGATATCGGAATGACTCCTCATACCGAATATCCTACAGGCCTCATTCAAAAGGATTTTATCCGAGCTAGATTTCAAAACCCAACACAGCTTTGGGAATCAGATAACAGTTTGAAAGACCAAAGATATTATGAGTTAATTCTTGTTGATTCACATTCTGTAGAAATAACTCATAATCCTTCAATTTCAAATGAAATCAGTTTTTCGAAATGTGTTATCAAAAAAATTCATGCTATTACTACTTTTGGAGGATTCAAAGAATTCAAAGATTTTTCAGTTCGTCACCCAGCAAAAGGATTCAATTATATTGATTACAAAAATGCTTGGTTTCGGACCTTTTTTATGAGGCCCTTTAACCATTCATGGTTTTTTACCTTCCATTCAAACATTGACAAACATTTTCCGATGTGGTTCTTTGATTGGTGGAGAAAATTTGGATCTAATATCCAGATCACACCACCTTCTGTTCAAAAAGGATTTCAAGTCTTCTCAGAAAATTCAAATCATTCCTCGTATCAAAAGCCCTTGATGTTCCATGCAGAATTCAAAGTCCCTTGGATTTTTGCTTGGgattttcattttagaaaaatttATCCAGATCCAACACCCTTCTCCTTAATCAGAGTCTTCAAGATCAAATGGTGGAGTAAATTTCAAGAAAATACTTATTCTGAACATGCCGTTAGGCATTATTTGTCCACGGGACAAAAGGTTACTTGTCAAAAAGGAGATGtcaagaaagaaaaatcaaaagcaAGTTCTAGTTCCAAAGTCTCTAAAGATTCAAAATTCATGAACATGCCAGAGGATATGAAAAAAGaatttcttgaatttcttgCTCAAAGATCTAGTTCTACCAAGACAAAATCAAAAGAGTCAGTTTCCTCTGATCCAATCGGAGGACAAGACCCATATGATTTCCAAGAcccatataatttttaa
- the LOC121776092 gene encoding apyrase-like — MWMTSVSKLLLLLISLFPKEGEQPEKYAVVFDAGSTGSRVHVFKFDQDMSLLRIGQDYELYVAIKPGLSSYEKEPKAGADSLRPLLEQAEEVIPQQLRATTPLRLGATAGLRLLPGTAAQDILDAVKELFESESSLNYKLEWVSVLDGTDEGAYMWVAINYLDGKLGKKYSKTVAVVDLGGGSVQMAYALSDKAASNAPATNDVANRLALGTNYNLYSHSYLNYGMLAARAQNLNLSGAGNPCITNGYQGTYSYNGVDYKASPPRSGTSLLGCVAQARKLLKVDTPCANKPCTFDGVWNGGGGDGSDNLYAASYFYDTAIEAGIVELNANITEVRPYVYLKAAKKACSANVDNIKTIFPQLEDYDVPYLCMDLVYEYILLVEGFAIKPTKKITVVKNLEYKDSWIGAAWPLGCAVELLS, encoded by the exons ATGTGGATGACAAGTGTGTCAAAGCTGCTGCTGCTACTGATATCGCTCTTTCCTAAGGAGGGAGAGCAGCCGGAGAAATATGCGGTTGTTTTCGACGCCGGAAGCACCGGCTCCAGGGTCCACGTCTTCAAATTTGACCAAGACATGTCTCTCCTCCGAATTGGCCAAGACTACGAGCTTTACGTGGCT ATTAAACCAGGTTTGAGTTCATATGAGAAAGAACCCAAGGCTGGTGCCGACTCATTGAGGCCCCTCTTAGAACAAGCAGAAGAAGTCATTCCCCAGCAACTGCGCGCTACAACACCTCTTCGACTTGGG GCAACTGCCGGTCTTCGCCTACTACCGGGAACTGCCGCTCAAGACATATTGGATGCG GTGAAAGAGCTTTTCGAAAGCGAATCGAGCCTCAACTACAAGCTAGAATGGGTGTCTGTTCTTGATGGAACAGATGAAGGAGCTTATATGTGG GTTGCAATAAACTATCTAGATGGTAAGTTGGGCAAAAAATACTCGAAAACGGTAGCAGTGGTTGACCTTGGAGGTGGCTCAGTTCAGATGGCTTATGCTCTCTCCGACAAAGCTGCTTCTAACGCCCCTGCAACAAATGATGTAGCCAATAGACTAGCTCTTGGAACTAATTACAACCTTTATTCTCACAG TTATCTCAACTATGGGATGTTGGCTGCTCGTGCTCAAAATTTGAATCTTTCCGGTGCTGGCAATCCATGCATCACTAATGGCTATCAAG GGACATACTCCTACAATGGGGTTGATTACAAAGCATCGCCTCCTCGTTCCGGCACAAGCTTGTTGGGTTGTGTAGCGCAGGCACGAAAGTTGCTGAAGGTGGACACGCCCTGCGCCAACAAGCCTTGCACCTTTGACGGCGTTTGGAATGGCGGAGGTGGAGACGGCTCCGACAACTTGTACGCTGCATCATACTTTTACGACACAGCTATTGAG GCTGGAATTGTGGAACTAAATGCTAATATAACAGAAGTTCGTCCATATGTATATCTGAAAGCAGCAAAGAAAGCATGCAGTGCCAACGTGGACAATATCAAGACTATATTTCCCCAACTTGAAGATTATGATGTGCCGTATCTGTGCATGGATCTTGTATACGAGTATATTTTGCTCGTTGAAGGTTTTG CCATCaaaccaacaaagaaaataacGGTTGTGAAGAATTTGGAGTATAAGGATTCGTGGATTGGAGCAGCCTGGCCACTTGGCTGCGCAGTTGAACTTCTTTCATGA
- the LOC121776246 gene encoding pentatricopeptide repeat-containing protein At5g66520-like has protein sequence MVKMRLLCRDQRRRLYSSSINTAAESCSPLQDSFSILSALKSSSSLPHTRHLHAHLLKLGFSAHLHVATCLLSLYAPAQFPDACLLFDLMPHRSPVTWNIMITAHSRRAQIRAARHMFDEMPHRNQSSYSSMIAAYIHNSLLRDGLSLFRIMTTTALAPDELTLGPILSACGRLGSVGLPSGKSTHTFIIKNKWHLNAELGALLVDMYAKCGALTSATSVFAAMRDATRNVVAWTSLICGAAQHGRCQDALAVFERMRESGVEPNDVTFTGVLTACVRAGMVDEGRRCFGMIGRPKIQHYGCMVDLYGKKGLLREACEVIETMPYEANAAVWGSFLSSCMLHKETGVVDRVVDKVMSVIRPDKDGGVYSLLSQLYLLSGRVSEAEGIRSLMVAHNVRKIRASSFIN, from the coding sequence ATGGTGAAGATGCGGCTGCTCTGCCGCGACCAGCGACGGCGACTATATTCGAGTTCCATAAACACGGCGGCGGAGTCTTGCTCGCCCCTTCAAGACTCCTTTTCCATCCTCTCCGCCCTCAAATCCTCCTCCAGCCTCCCCCACACCCGCCACCTCCACGCCCACCTCCTCAAACTCGGCTTCTCCGCCCACCTCCACGTCGCCACCTGCCTCCTCTCCCTCTACGCCCCCGCCCAATTCCCCGACGCCTGCCTCCTGTTCGACCTAATGCCCCACCGCAGCCCCGTCACTTGGAACATCATGATCACCGCTCACTCCCGCCGCGCCCAAATCAGAGCCGCCCGCCacatgttcgacgaaatgcCCCACCGAAACCAATCCTCCTATTCCTCCATGATTGCCGCCTACATCCACAACTCCCTCCTCCGCGACGGCCTCTCCCTCTTCCGCATCATGACGACCACCGCCCTCGCCCCCGACGAGCTAACCCTCGGCCCAATCCTCTCCGCCTGCGGCCGCCTCGGCTCCGTCGGATTACCCTCAGGCAAATCCACCCACACAttcattataaaaaacaaatggCACCTCAACGCCGAGCTCGGCGCCTTGTTGGTCGACATGTACGCGAAATGCGGCGCTCTAACGAGCGCCACATCCGTGTTCGCCGCGATGAGGGACGCCACACGCAACGTGGTCGCGTGGACGTCCCTCATCTGCGGCGCCGCGCAGCACGGGCGCTGCCAGGATGCCCTGGCCGTGTTCGAGCGGATGAGGGAGTCCGGGGTCGAGCCGAACGACGTGACGTTCACGGGCGTCCTGACGGCGTGCGTGCGGGCCGGGATGGTCGACGAGGGACGGAGATGCTTCGGGATGATCGGACGGCCGAAGATTCAGCACTACGGATGCATGGTGGATCTGTATGGGAAGAAGGGGCTTCTGAGGGAGGCGTGCGAGGTGATCGAAACGATGCCGTACGAGGCGAACGCGGCCGTTTGGGGCTCGTTTTTGTCGTCGTGTATGTTGCATAAGGAGACGGGAGTGGTTGATAGAGTGGTGGATAAGGTGATGAGTGTGATAAGGCCGGATAAGGATGGAGGGGTTTACTCTCTTTTATCTCAGTTGTATTTGTTAAGTGGGAGAGTGAGTGAAGCGGAAGGGATAAGGAGCTTGATGGTTGCACACAATGTGAGGAAGATTAGGGCTTCTAGCTTCATTAATTAA
- the LOC121776194 gene encoding transcription factor MYB61-like, which translates to MGHHCCSKQKVKRGLWSPEEDEKLIRHITSYGHGCWSSVPKLAGLQRCGKSCRLRWINYLRPDLKRGSFNEQEERTIIDVHRILGNRWAQIAKHLPGRTDNEVKNFWNSCIKKKLIAQGLDPNTHNLLSLSSTSTNNKRGLNSTSASHQQPFTVDTTAATASAAAAAAVAPIINATSSLHDQFSVLNESGCIDWAAVTQQLAALGQESEQQQQQRQNEAAAACVYKYKVDDDEDEVILSSSGGEQLHQELFDATCHFDFPFLDSAFIAPQNFNPMDDALAWDIVN; encoded by the exons ATGGGACACCATTGCTGCAGCAAACAGAAAGTGAAGAGAGGGCTTTGGTCACCCGAAGAAGACGAAAAGCTCATCCGACACATCACTAGCTACGGCCACGGCTGCTGGAGTTCCGTCCCTAAACTCGCCg GGTTGCAAAGGTGTGGGAAGAGTTGTAGATTGAGATGGATAAACTATCTGAGGCCGGATTTGAAGAGGGGGTCGTTCAACGAGCAGGAGGAGAGGACGATCATCGACGTCCACCGGATTCTGGGGAACCGGTGGGCGCAGATCGCGAAGCACTTGCCTGGGAGGACAGACAACGAGGTGAAGAACTTCTGGAACTCGTGCATCAAGAAAAAGCTGATAGCTCAGGGTTTGGATCCAAACACACACAATCTACTTTCTCTCTCCTCCACCTCCACTAATAATAAAAGAGGCCTCAATTCCACCTCAGCATCCCATCAACAGCCTTTCACTGTTGACACCACGGCCGCGACTGCATCTGCAGCTGCAGCCGCGGCCGTGGCTCCCATCATCAATGCCACGTCGTCGTTACACGACCAGTTCAGCGTTCTGAACGAGAGCGGCTGCATTGACTGGGCTGCGGTGACGCAGCAATTGGCAGCATTGGGACAAGAATccgagcagcagcagcagcaacgacAAAATGAGGCGGCGGCCGCGTGTGTGTACAAGTACAAGGTGGATGATGACGAGGACGAGGTTATACTAAGCTCAAGTGGTGGTGAGCAGCTGCATCAGGAGCTGTTTGACGCCACGTGTCACTTTGATTTTCCGTTTCTGGATTCTGCATTTATAGCTCCACAAAATTTTAACCCTATGGATGATGCTCTTGCTTGGGACATTGTCAATTGA
- the LOC121775850 gene encoding DDB1- and CUL4-associated factor 4-like, translating into MPTELPGFYYDEEKKRYFAHKGPIPGSSRKPPPPNPPPKADSSCQSLKLRQKLIQSRELWGNVIFSRKEKFNFQSFYQKCHASQPMIWKYRGTKRIANVALGHVVADVSSQHGLTERDILVSVGANGLLCIFPVGKTEEEVDPMENHKVDLVWPLNSDTLPRHKELVKELGNSYGSTTCLASEISSLMSLRKSCLPADNMSKFFLITTLGSENASGSVYLLDLSKPLHFGASVQIQEFHELASFKQTIWAADCDPEGSRAAIGTNRGVMLLNMETGGSSRVFDCKSDVLSVQLVQSGRVIICGLRNKAILTVDTRQKQIKKRIDKSLTTSMSSSVCCLSSLDLWDQYFLASSMDGSIKLYDHRLMQRGPVQSYEGNVNTHTSIKLGIDPSEKVVMSGGEDCYTRLWDIKTGEMLLEAKFMNSIPSAVCWPRRGAFSAAWQDHRNYWQDHSLGAWLGSYEGIYYMDWL; encoded by the exons ATGCCGACAG AGCTTCCTGGATTTTACTATGACGAGGAGAAGAAACGCTATTTTGCCCACAAAGGCCCAATTCCTGGCTCTTCCAGAAAACCTCCCCCTCCAAACCCACCACCCAAG GCAGACAGCTCATGCCAAAGCCTAAAATTGAGGCAAAAGCTGATTCAGTCCAGGGAGTTGTGGGGTAATGTAATTTTTTCCCGCAAAGAGAAGTTTAATTTCCAATCCTTCTATCAAAAATGCCATGCATCGCAACCAATG ATATGGAAATACAGAGGAACTAAGAGGATTGCAAATGTTGCATTGGGACATGTGGTTGCTGATGTTTCGTCTCAACACGGTCTCACGGAGAGAGATATATTAGTGAGTGTTGGCGCAAATGGCTTACTGTG CATTTTTCCAGTTGGAAAGACTGAAGAGGAAGTAGATCCAATGGAAAACCATAAGGTTGATCTTGTATGGCCTCTCAATTCAGATACACTACCAAGGCACAAAGAGCTAGTCAAAGAATTGGGGAACTCGTATGGATCCACTACATGTTTGGCATCTGAAATTTCTTCTCTTATGTCGCTGAGAAAGAGTTGTCTGCCCGCTGACAATATGTCAAAATTCTTTCT CATCACAACACTGGGGTCGGAAAATGCTTCTGGATCCGTCTACCTACTAGACCTAAGTAAGCCACTACATTTTGGCGCCAGTGTTCAAATACAAGAATTTCATGAGCTTGCTTCATTTAAACAGACCATTTGGGCTGCTGACTGTGATCCTGAAGGAAGCCGTGCTGCAATTG gaaCCAACAGAGGAGTTATGTTGCTAAATATGGAAACTGGAGGATCATCACGGGTGTTTGAttgtaagagtgatgtattgTCTGTGCAGCTTGTACAATCA GGGAGGGTCATTATATGCGGATTGAGAAATAAAGCAATTTTAACTGTTGACACTCGCCAAAAACAG ATTAAAAAGAGGATAGACAAATCTTTGACGACATCAATGTCATCATCTGTTTGTTG CTTGTCATCACTTGATCTCTGGGATCAATACTTCTTGGCTAGTTCCATGGATGGCTCG ATCAAGCTCTACGATCATCGTCTGATGCAGAGAGGCCCGGTCCAATCTTATGAAGGCAATGTAAATACTCATACATCTATAAAACTAGGAATTGACCCATCAGAGAAAGTCGTAATGTCAG GTGGGGAGGACTGCTACACCCGTCTCTGGGATATCAAGACTGGTGAAATGCTCTTGGAAGCGAAATTTATGAACTCGATTCCATCAGCAGTCTGCTGGCCAAGAAGAGGCGCCTTTTCGG CGGCCTGGCAAGATCACAGAAATTACTggcaagatcatagtttgggTGCTTGGCTTGGATCATATGAGGGAATTTATTACATGGACTGGCTCTGA